aaaccgctgaacaccaacgaagaagcgtccaccggaagtgttagcataacagcgcgatcgaacatggatagcatgcgtcggcggtccaaagtgtggttacacttatcgaaacaaaccgaaaactcggcaaaaaactccaggttgttgtgaagttgtgacgcgtcagaccagtgtgtgcgcgcggcggtgccgggtggcccgagcggagcggtcctatctgttaaaatgagcagtgaggctggcgctgcaatgAAAATATTGTGCTAGTAcgccccgcgtcgaccgctagcacccccccgtcagcgaaagtgtccctggtttgaggttgggagagttggccccCCCTGTGTGCCCCGTGTGTGATGCGCTGCaccgaccgtcctccgctgcctcttcctctggctccaagggcccatcagtgggagcaaggtaacgtttaagtaggtttcaaaaataaagctctcttgaggaaagtgttaaaatatattcataatttatgtttatacaatattcaagttcatagtttgatatttatattgtagttgaaaacagccctgttagaaattcatagtaaagttaatcaaaagttcatagaattaacattgatggagaaggtcagactattggccccttggttagctagctcatttaaaatatcttaaacctaaacttttttgaccctgcctcttaaaagaatcggaatcgagaatcgctgggaaccggaatcgaaacaaggaatcggaatcagaatcggaatcgctcaaattcaaatgatacccaaccctagtgaaGAGTATATTCAACCCGATCCTGGGGCGTCACTCATCCAGAGTCTTAGTCAGCCACCGGACGCGGGCCGACCCGGTTCTTTTGTAGTGTCGGGTTCGGGCCGATGCTGGACCAGTTTTTTTCCGATGGCCCAGTGACTGCAGCCACTCTCTGGttgagagagggagcaggagaaggaggggtaGCAGGTAAGAGACGTGAGTATAAActcgctctcctctctctgcttcagATGTCCACCTGACAGTCCAGCATGGATTCATGAATGTTTCTGAATGAATGGGTTGGATCCAGGTGTGCTCGCACCACACTTGATTCTACTGACCCGTAGTGTTGTTCTACTGACCTGCAGAGGTGTACTCTCAGCCGACAGGGCAGTGAAGCCAATAATGTCACTGAAGTAAATGGTGACGGAGTCAAAAGCTTCAGCTTGAACTGTCTCACCTCGTTTCAACTGCTCGGCTACTGAGCTGAAACACAATAGCATATGAATAATTACTGTAGTATTACTGCAGTACTACTTTAGAGCATGAGGTAGTATTACTGTAGTAGATGTACTGGAGGTGGTATGTAGTAGCCCTGTGTTATAGTTACTGAGGTAGTATCTGGTAGAGCAGAGCTTCAGCCTTGCGTTTCTCCTCGTGATAAGCTTCAGTTCgttcctccaccagctcctccaggttgTTGGCGTACTGCTCCATACGAGACAGAAGGTTGTCCAGGATGTTTGAGCCATAACCCCTGaacagacaggtggacataaagacaggtggacatatagacaggtggacatatagacaggtggacatatagacaggtgggcatatagacaggtggacatatagaccggtggacatatagacaggtggacataaagacaggtggacatatagacaggtggacatatagacaggtggacatatagaccggtggacatatagacaggtggacatatagacaggtggacatatagacaggtggacatatagaccggtggacatatagacaggtggacatatagaccggtggacatatagacaggtggacatatagacaggtggacatatagaccggtggacatatagacaggtggacatatagacaggtggacatatagacaggtggacatatagaccggtggacatatagacaggtggacataaagacaggtggacatatagacaggtggacatatagacaggtggacatatagaccggtggacatatagacaggtggacataaagacaggtggacatatagaccggtggacatatagacaggtggacatatagaccggtggacatatagacaggtggacataaagacaggtggacatatagacaggtggacatatagacaggtggacataaagacaggtggacatatagacaggtggacatatagacaggtggacatatagaccggtggacatatagacaggtggacataaagacaggtggacatatagacaggtggacatatagacaggtggacatatagaccggtggacatatagacaggtggacataaagacaggtggacatatagaccggtggacatatagacaggtggacatatagacaggtggacataaagacaggtggacatatagacaggtggacatatagaccggtggacatatagaccggtggacatatagacaggtggacataaagacaggtggacatatagacaggtggacatatagacaggtggacatatagaccggtggacatatagacaggtggacataaagacaggtggacatatagacaggtggacatatagacaggtggacatatagaccggtggacatatagacaggtggacataaagacaggtggacatatagaccggtggacatatagacaggtggacatatagacaggtggacataaagacaggtggacatatagacaggtggacatatagaccggtggacatatagaccggtggacatatagacaggtggGCAGGAGAACAGACAGACCGGCTCACCTCTCCTCCTTGcacctgcctccctctctcatgaatcctgtctctcacctgtcccccccaccctctcacctgtctccctccctccaccctctcacctgtctccctctcccctccctctcccctgtctccctctcacctgtctccctctcccacctccctctcacctgtctccctctcacctgtctccctctctcctccctctcacctGTGCTGCTTCCTGAGCAGCATCTTGATGCTGTTGAAGTCGGGTCTGTCGTTGGGCTCTTCGCTCCAGCAGCGCTGCATCAGGAGCCCGAGCTCCTCACTGTGACtgtggaggcagagggagggcctgagggggggggcaccaccatgAACCACAGCCTGGACAATGTCTGAAGTGTAGGACAAAGATATATCATTAAAAACTATTCATCTGTTTAtctttcattaaaatatataaagctATTACTAAAAGTTATtcctttattattaaaatgtataatgcGGGTAGATGAAGtcaagcattctgattggttgattttgaaagtgagtcacagggtgtacccccccccgcccccccccgtgcaaATGACCGGTTTGAGGCAGTACGATCTTTCCCAAACCTTTAACAAACGTGATGTGCTGTTTTTCTGCATAGCAACAGCTACActacggggactattttctctTGGCTAGTGAAATGTGACACACAACGTTTAGTAGCTACAACTATTTTGAGCTGAAAGGCAGTTAGTTACTTACTACTATATTTAATATCGCTTTCAACCGTATCATAAAAGCAATAAGTTACTCGAGGCAGTACTTTATTGTCAATAATGTTAATGTTCAAGGATTTGCCAACCACACACTTGAACAGTAACATCGTTGACAATAAGTAAGCCTCTAGTATCTAATATTACCTTAAATATGtcattgaaataaatgaatataccATTATAACGTAACACAGTGAACATCATAGTGAGTCCCGTGGTCTTTGCCCCCTGAGGATGAACATACTGACCTTTCGGGGTCATAGTGAGTGAGTCCAGGTAGAAGACTCCTCTCAACAGAGCCACCTCCTGTAGGATGATACTAAAGCTGTAAACGTCTCCTTTCTGAGTCCCACAGGGGTTGGGGGAGTCTGTCCTCATTAGCTCCGGTGCCGTCCACAGTTTACCTAcagtgtgggagggaggggggggtaccGTGAGGTTGTATTTAACTCAGGTGCGTCACACaggtgtattagtgtgtgtagTGTCATACGTGCGTAGTAGGCGTATGTGTCCTCTGGGAAGCTGGAGGGCCGAAGACTTTCCAGACCATAATCAGTAATCTTCAGCACAAAGCGACTGTCCACCACACAGTTAGAGGACTTCAGATTGCCGTGGGAGACCATGGCGCTGTTGTGAAGGAACAACATGCCCTGACAACAAAACATTACACTTCTGATGATACTCATGGTAAGTTTACTCTATGCTGAGTATGTCAATTATGAGCATCTGCTGTAATGAATCTAATAGATATAATCCCTCTAATGGTTCTAATGTCTCTAATGGTGCTGATGACCATCATGGTTCTAAAAGTTACTTTAATGGCTCTGCTGGTTCACATGGCTTTAATGGTGCTAATGGTTTGAATGAATTGGATGACTACTGGTTCTAATTAATTGGTTTAaatagttttaatggttttaaaaatatcacTGGTTTCAACTGTAAGGGTTGTGGTGGTAAGTCTCAACCTAAAATGGGTTTTAATGGTTGcaaagaagaggatgaagaggctgTAGAGGAGTGATTTCCTCTGTTGCTCCACCCCCATCCTGCAACTAAAGGCTGTTACCTTGACGATGTCAGTGATGAGAGAGTATCTGAACATCCAGTCCAGAGTGATGCTGTCGCTCTCCATCAAGTcctggaatacacacacacacacacacacacacacacacacacacacacacacacacacacacacacacacacacacacacccagagacacacacacacacacccagagacacacacacacacacacacacccagagacacacatacacacacacacagagacacatacacacacacacacacacccagagacacacatacacacacacacacacacacacacacagatgcagacacacatactgtgtcattatgatGTAGCCTCTTGTTGCCACTCATTCACTCAATCAAATTACATCTCCCTGTTTGAGTatctgtgtgtatttctttACACTGTGTACGTGAGAGAGTGaacgtttgtgtttgtttgattgtgTAATGTGATAAAAGTGACTCACAGCTGCTTGCTCCTGAACAACAGGGCtgatttctatatatatatatatatatataatgggtATATAcctatattattatatttctaaatatatatagttataacatctatatatagatatttgtATCTATATAgttgtatatgtatgtatgtatatatgtactcATTTTACAATTCAGACATATTATTTAAATACTTAAACAGATTCCATAGATTGTAGTATCAAAGGGCTTTGCGAGAAAGGTAAATAATGGAAAGAAGAAATTGGaaaaaatcattacattacttacatttagctgacgcttttatccaaagtgatttATATTACATTTAACCTATGGTTTTACATGGGGTAGGGGGTTAATACCATTGCACTTTTATTCATTACTTTCGCTATTTTGTTCATCACAACACTGTGTCTCCATCAAGTGTTCTGATTGATCCCTGATCAGCTCTTTTCTACTAACGGCTATCACTGAATCCATGATGTGACTCCAACCATACAAGCAGTTCTTTGTTTCCTGGACATTTTCAGATCCATCAATCAACTTGCGACAACCCAAAGCCTTCACATTACCACATCAACCTACAGTGCATTGACATGTGTTCTCATGTTGCTAAGTTACAGTGCTGAAGAATAAATACAGCTGATAGGTGGAGGCAACATCTGATATAAGAAGGAAGGATCCTACTCTGCTGGAAAGATACATAGAGCTGATGGgtacattacatttcatatttAGCCAAGAGCTATATCAGCCCTTAAAAGATGGGTACAATGTGGCGGACAGGGATAACATATATGACATATAAACATATGGGTATAAGAAAGCGTAACGGGATAACAAAGGGATACAAGAAGGTGCAAAGGGATGACAAAGATATATAAGAAGGTATAAAGGGATAACATATGGGTATAAGGAGGTATAAAGAGATTTAAGCAGGGACATAAGGAAGTATAAAGGGATATAAAGATGGGTATGAGGAGATATTAAGGGCAAAGAGTTAGGGGTGGTACCTGCAGGCTGCCTCTGGGGCAATACTCTGTGATGATGCACGTGTTTGGTGGATCAATGCAGGCACCAATGAAGCGCGTCAGGTGCTCGTTCTGAACATCTCGCATCTGTTAGAGCACAACGGCCAGTTAGTAGGTAGGAGGGTAGATTGGTCTGTCTGTTGGCAGGTCAGGCACTAGGTCAGTTGGTAGATCAGTTAAATGGTCAGTTGATGAGTCGGTTGATGAGTCGGTTGATGAGTCAGGTGATCAGTCAGGTGATAGGTCTAGAGACTGAGTTCTTACATGTTTTAGCTCAAAGAGGACCTTCCTGTTCAGTTCAATACGTTTCTTGTTGATATACTTGATGGCTGCCAGGTTTCCCTGCAGGACACAAAACCAGTACTTATTACATCATCAGTCATTGTGTCAGATGGTTAGATGGTGTCAGAGGTTGTTGGTTGATGTCAGATGATGTCAGAGGGTGTCGGATAATGTCAGTTGGTGTGAGATGGTGTCTGGTGGTGTAGGATGATTAAGTTAGATGGGGTATGATTGTGTCAGACCTTGTAGTATCCAGTTCTGGTGTATATCTGGAAGTTCCCCTCCATCGTCATCAGCGAGCCGCAGTTAGAACCTTTCTGTAGAGAATCAGGATGAATAGGTAAGAGACCCCATTTAAAtgagtgtttgtgcgtgtgttagTAATTGTTACCAGTGACATGGTGAAGAGCTgcagtttggtgtgtgtgtgtgttaccagtgACATGGTGAAGAGCTgcagtttggtgtgtgtgtgtgttaccagtgACATGGTGAAGAGCTgcagtttggtgtgtgtgtgtgttaccagtgACATGGTGAAGAGCTgcagtttggtgtgtgtgtgtgttaccagtgACATGGTGAAGAGCTgcagtttggtgtgtgtgtgtgttaccagtgACATGGTGAAGAGCTgcagtttggtgtgtgtgtgtgttaccagtgACATGGTGAAGAGCTgcagtttggtgtgtgtgtgtgttaccagtgACATGGTGAAGAGCTgcagtttggtgtgtgtgtgtgtgttaccagtgACATGGTGAAGAGCTgcagtttggtgtgtgtgtgtgttaccagtgACATGGTGAAGAGCTgcagtttggtgtgtgtgtgtgttaccagtgACATGGTGAAGAGCTgcagtttggtgtgtgtgtgtgttaccagtgACATGGTGAGGCGGCTGCAGGTTCTCCTCAGGACTTTATCCAGGTCGCTCATCTGGACGTCGTCCCATAAAACTCTCCACAGCTGAGCTGCCAGCTCGCTCTCCAGCTTCAACTTCCTGTTCAATAGataggtgggggtggggggagggaaagTGAGGACATTCTAGTAAAGTGAGAATACTCTAGTGAAGTGACGACATTAAGGTAGTGAGTGAAGACATTCTAGAGGAGGGAGGACACTCTAGAGGAGGGAGGACATTCTGGTGAAGTTGTCCGTGTGTGGGAGTTTCTTACCTGTAGATGAAAACAGTCACGGTAACAATGATTACGAAGACGAAGCAGATCACTATGGAAACCATCTGATGCATGGTAACTGTACCTGTAGAGGATGGAGAGACATCAGGATGGACAGAAAGAGTGTTTATTGGGGTGTTAACGTCAAtaagtgtttatatttatttatttgtcaaaaATATACTGTCAAAACACTATGACCACGATGCAACGGTCCGGGTTTTCTATTCATAAGGCAATGCAGGTTTATATGTATAGCACATTTttaaggcaattcaaagtgctccacataaaaccattaaagccATCAAAACATAAAGCAACAGAACAAGAATTAACCATTCAAGCAGCGATGGAAGGGTCCTCCCGATGTGCCACTGTCACACTTACACTACCAACAGATTTTCACAAACTTCTAATATATTTTAAGCCCTCAAAAACCTCTTCATGGCGAAGAGTGCGTCGCCATGGCTGCAACTTGACatattaagccacaccccttagAAGTACATTGGTCCATATCTTCTAAacaaaatgagatatcaacaagctttatatgacattgaaccaataatgatccagaGAAACTTGTGAGAATTGGACTCTGCGTTTAGAAGTCAAAttagtttcattttaaatgcattacagACTTTTTTGTAAAGCATACCCAAGCGGACAGATCGGGCAAACATGGGCAAGAACATTTCTAAGAGGCACTATGGAGACATTTCCTTTGAACCAAATGCGAGAcccttaaaatataaaaccttTCACCAGACTTGATACGCACATGAACCTTTGGGATATGATAAAGCcccccaaaaggaaaaaaagtgattataggataataataataattctttgaaaTAACTAGGTCCATACACAAAATCAGACATTAAAATATAAGCAAGCTaagtttatgaaataaaatgtagcaAATTGCAAAGATGTAGAAAACGTGTAACCCTGGTTCCCAGAACCTGCCTGAACCTGAAGGTCTTTCAGTCTTCAAAGGacgtttttttcattgtaacaGGGATCATTGACAGGCACGGAgcgtgtatatatgtatatactgtatatgtatatttatacgTTTATAAGTGTGTGTCCGTACGTGCGAGGCAGCCTGGTTTGTCATTTTTGAAGCCACACTTGGGGACATCTGGAGGTGGAGAGCCACCTGGCCACTGGAAGAACCACCCACCTTGCATGATCAGCTGTTTCATGCTACTGTTGTACACGCACACGacctggtgacacacacacacacacacacacacacaggtaataaATAAGTGACGACGCTGTAGTCTCATGGCGACGACATTGTGACTTAAGTGTTTTACCTGGAACTCGCCAGACTCCACGTCGATGGTGTCCCACACAGCAAAGTCCATCTGTCTGTCCCCAAACTCGTCCATCTCCACCGGACCCATCACTCCTAGAACACACAACCCGCTCATACGTCTTCCTGTGTCCATTAGAAGAACAATGCATGGACCAATTTGTTGAATTTGAAATAACTGGTCTTCAACCTCCCTAAGTTCTCCCACActgctccactcctcctctcttcactggttaccagtggctgcctcatccagttaaAATCCCTGGTGCTCtggtagcatgctgtgaatggatggggtccagtctccatccaggacctggtggaacctccatcccaacatcaagctgcttgttcctcactgagagcaaaacactggactagatgtccactctttgctgtcctgctcctagatggtggaaggagctctgtgatgacatcaggaccacagagagccttcacatcttcacactaaagacacacctcttcagactcacttattgtaagtcactttggataaaagcgtcagctaaatgacatggaatGGAATGGGATGGATTATATGTACTTAGATCCATGTACATACATTTATTGTCATGTGTCactgctttttctttctgttgcaTTTGTTCTTTTGCTGATTCGTCGCTGCTTTGACCCTGATGATGTCAGGATGTTGATATTTATTTCCTGCTGCAGGAAACAAACCTGTTTCCTGCACAATGAATAGTGAAGCTAGATATGGCTGATTTGTCAGCTGGGGGTGTGGAGGAGATCTGAGGGAGGAGTGAAAGGAGCCCACTGAGACCGATGAAAAAGTGAGTCCAGTTCCTGCAAAGAAGATTGTACTTCGTGGTCAACCTCCGGTTTAGTTTTGGAAAAATGGCCACTaactgcagtcagttagacacAAGAGAGCGAGACAGTAgctcaagaagaagaagtataACAAAGAGGAGAACTGAGCAGATGGATTCCTCCACATATcaaacagaaaggggggggagcggcaccgctatgctaagctagctgctaggctacttccaacatctaacgttaccctgcgcAGCAcccagtctgcagaggacaacattgtgtccctaaaagacagtggtttgaagacgtcctgctaaatgtgggacattgttggcactttaatcacagccgttaaatgatggagagatgagagcaaagtgcacgaggacaacaggaagagacactagttcaacatgttccacctccaaCATGGTGACATGGGGGCAGtttagtgtttaaaaaacatcaacaatcaAACTACATTGTCTAAAATAgacactttctaaagtgattactcattacttgtttCATTTAGtcttgaaaaaacaacaaaaatgtgcgattaattagttcgTAATCTATTGCCAGCCCTACTGAATATACATCATGTATGTACCATGTATGTACcatgtatgtacatataaacttcaggggtcagaggtcaatgcACACCTGAAGTTaacaaagttgcgttaactgcgttaaaatattttataatgtcGGTCACAATAATCATAGATTACGCGTTAACTTTGCACTAATACATATGTATAGTTACATATATATTcacaacatgaacacatttgtattcatgttttcatcatcagaggacaggaggagacgaggaaaataaatgaggaacaatggaggacaggaggagatgaggacacAAGGTCAAGAGGTCAAAAGGAAATGAGGGAAAAAAGCACACGAGGAGACCAGaacaggaggagacgaggagactgAATTATCTTCAATATCAGGTTTAGACCTTTACCACTAGGTCTGAAGGTCGGGTTGTGACGTGTTCTAAGTGCTCCTGGTTCAGAATTCACAGAGTACACTATGTGAACCATCCCAGGACTTTAAATCAACACAATGTCTTAATATGACTTGTTGCGGCTAAAACTCGTGCCCTTCCTTTGGCCCTTATTTATTCCTGATAGTTTTAACCAGGCAGGGGGATGGGGTCCGGTTTGCAGCCCTGCCTCCAAACAGAAAACCAGGAGCAATTTGTTGTTTACTTGCTTGTTATTTATTGTaatgaaaaacataaaagaaagatAAGTTGCAATTGATTGGATGCCTGATGCCAGTCACAGGGCTGAGGCCGAGGTCAGAGACGTATCTGCTGAATGCGCCATTCTACCAACTAACAGGAGCGTCCGCCTCACCTGTAGGGGGCACACTTTGCTTTTAACGCTGATAAATATATGGACATAAACCTAAATGCGGCTCCTACATGACTAATGAACTTAATCATAGCagggtgggggctggggggttTGTGTGGGATCAGGAAGATTCCGGGCTGTCCTCTTCTGGCTATGCACTTTGATTTGTTGATCACCGAGCGGCATGTCCCATGTGACTCAGATAGAAATAACAATGTACATCAGATGCctgagaaaggaggaggaagagaacaaACCGTTCTTTTCTCACCAGAGAAGGTTCTGTTCCACATCCTCTTGGTCACCAGATCTCCTCGGGGCCTCCGAACCGCTCCTGGCTCTGGTCCTGTTCTCTGTTCACTGAGGGTCTCATTCAGGGCCTGAGAGTACATCATTACTCCATCATGGAACCCTGCAGCGATCAGGTTAtactgtcagagagagagagacatcgcTTTATATTGATAGACCTTTTAAAGAGGGttatgcatatactgtatatgatgtCTTTTTAACTACCAGAGAGTCTTTAATAGTGTAGTTGAATAGTTTCTTTGCATCGTTCTTTAGAGTCTCAACAAACTGAAGATATTCTGGATTCTGAGGCTTCCGGTAGGTTATCACCTTCACACTCTGTCAGATAaacaggtagagagagagacaggtagagagacagaagacagaaaGAAGGACAGACATGAACAgtaacacaaaaaaatcaatagtCCACGTTATTTTAcaatcaaaaaccaacaacagcaTTAGAGGGTCACCCTGAAAGCTCGGCGGGC
This genomic interval from Pungitius pungitius chromosome 17, fPunPun2.1, whole genome shotgun sequence contains the following:
- the npr1a gene encoding atrial natriuretic peptide receptor 1 isoform X2, whose product is MRTCTVSYHDGPCPPHPLQRVQVCACPLVPRRVARADLLFTRSGARVRESPVSLRWNVTSSLGSVRSVAVETSARFFFWCLNVKPQADRSSASSDRLIMSPSRPRPPALRHPLLLLLVQITACSWSADNTSEALKEVTLAAILPLTNTDYAWAWPRVAPALFQAVRLVNSDPWLLPGLKLQLVHGSSENQDGFCSDSMAPLVAVDLKVSHDPWAFVGPGCDYSSSPVARFTTHWEVPMVTAGARAVGFERYAAVTNTGPTHRKLGEFGARIQEEMGWRHHAMLVFSDNKDANDDRSCFFAVEGLYAQLGQRNVSIHEHALQGDHLDYKEEVQHIRDNGRVVYLCCSWDILRNLMVQFWKDGVELEHYIFFFIDLFAEGLGGQGPVRPWFRGDSNDFAARRAFRSVKVITYRKPQNPEYLQFVETLKNDAKKLFNYTIKDSLYNLIAAGFHDGVMMYSQALNETLSEQRTGPEPGAVRRPRGDLVTKRMWNRTFSGVMGPVEMDEFGDRQMDFAVWDTIDVESGEFQVVCVYNSSMKQLIMQGGWFFQWPGGSPPPDVPKCGFKNDKPGCLARTVTMHQMVSIVICFVFVIIVTVTVFIYRKLKLESELAAQLWRVLWDDVQMSDLDKVLRRTCSRLTMSLKGSNCGSLMTMEGNFQIYTRTGYYKGNLAAIKYINKKRIELNRKVLFELKHMRDVQNEHLTRFIGACIDPPNTCIITEYCPRGSLQDLMESDSITLDWMFRYSLITDIVKGMLFLHNSAMVSHGNLKSSNCVVDSRFVLKITDYGLESLRPSSFPEDTYAYYARKLWTAPELMRTDSPNPCGTQKGDVYSFSIILQEVALLRGVFYLDSLTMTPKDIVQAVVHGGAPPLRPSLCLHSHSEELGLLMQRCWSEEPNDRPDFNSIKMLLRKQHRGYGSNILDNLLSRMEQYANNLEELVEERTEAYHEEKRKAEALLYQILPHSVAEQLKRGETVQAEAFDSVTIYFSDIIGFTALSAESTPLQVVTLLNDLYTCFDAVIDNFDVYKVETIGDAYMVVSGLPVRNGKLHGREVARMSLALLDRVKSFRIRHRANQQLRLRIGIHSGPVCAGVVGLKMPRYCLFGDTVNTASRMESNGEAGIQRRHQDEGERKHEDLLAARGGGSKVEESRGGDKIKESTGGVSE
- the npr1a gene encoding atrial natriuretic peptide receptor 1 isoform X1; its protein translation is MRTCTVSYHDGPCPPHPLQRVQVCACPLVPRRVARADLLFTRSGARVRESPVSLRWNVTSSLGSVRSVAVETSARFFFWCLNVKPQADRSSASSDRLIMSPSRPRPPALRHPLLLLLVQITACSWSADNTSEALKEVTLAAILPLTNTDYAWAWPRVAPALFQAVRLVNSDPWLLPGLKLQLVHGSSENQDGFCSDSMAPLVAVDLKVSHDPWAFVGPGCDYSSSPVARFTTHWEVPMVTAGARAVGFERYAAVTNTGPTHRKLGEFGARIQEEMGWRHHAMLVFSDNKDANDDRSCFFAVEGLYAQLGQRNVSIHEHALQGDHLDYKEEVQHIRDNGRVVYLCCSWDILRNLMVQFWKDGVELEHYIFFFIDLFAEGLGGQGPVRPWFRGDSNDFAARRAFRSVKVITYRKPQNPEYLQFVETLKNDAKKLFNYTIKDSLYNLIAAGFHDGVMMYSQALNETLSEQRTGPEPGAVRRPRGDLVTKRMWNRTFSGVMGPVEMDEFGDRQMDFAVWDTIDVESGEFQVVCVYNSSMKQLIMQGGWFFQWPGGSPPPDVPKCGFKNDKPGCLARTVTMHQMVSIVICFVFVIIVTVTVFIYRKLKLESELAAQLWRVLWDDVQMSDLDKVLRRTCSRLTMSLKGSNCGSLMTMEGNFQIYTRTGYYKGNLAAIKYINKKRIELNRKVLFELKHMRDVQNEHLTRFIGACIDPPNTCIITEYCPRGSLQDLMESDSITLDWMFRYSLITDIVKGMLFLHNSAMVSHGNLKSSNCVVDSRFVLKITDYGLESLRPSSFPEDTYAYYARKLWTAPELMRTDSPNPCGTQKGDVYSFSIILQEVALLRGVFYLDSLTMTPKDIVQAVVHGGAPPLRPSLCLHSHSEELGLLMQRCWSEEPNDRPDFNSIKMLLRKQHRGYGSNILDNLLSRMEQYANNLEELVEERTEAYHEEKRKAEALLYQILPHSVAEQLKRGETVQAEAFDSVTIYFSDIIGFTALSAESTPLQVVTLLNDLYTCFDAVIDNFDVYKVETIGDAYMVVSGLPVRNGKLHGREVARMSLALLDRVKSFRIRHRANQQLRLRIGIHSGPVCAGVVGLKMPRYCLFGDTVNTASRMESNGEALRIHVSEATCEVLKEFNCFQLEYRGDIKMKGKGSMKTFWLLGEEVAK